The following coding sequences lie in one Rutidosis leptorrhynchoides isolate AG116_Rl617_1_P2 chromosome 4, CSIRO_AGI_Rlap_v1, whole genome shotgun sequence genomic window:
- the LOC139840842 gene encoding uncharacterized protein, whose product MLLALSTKNKVGFVDGTCEKQIDNGVLAAQWDRYNSVVLSWILNFIYEDLNSGQIFSATASVVWTELKETYDKIDGSQYDEMVKLPACTCVAAPEFQSHNKTLKLMQFLMGLDDSYMSIKSNLLLRDPLPDVKSAFAILSREESHRGVSGVGTSKTQNSAYVAQTNNNNWINKSSNTCSFERGRGFNRGPNPNLKCTKCNKIGHTIDICFEIVGYPNNFKKSFNGNTNRSFIANNYVSSCPSSSDSIVGSSYPTPSSSTSSPSPLSFSNEQMMKLLSILNEKSFPVSDSVTNMSGWIIDSGASQHMTVSEKSLFNIVDVSDLNLHVTHPNGTKAKVNKVGDLKLNKSIILTDVLIVPGYCDLKTRNTLGTGSVNGGLYLFDVFEGDSLMCNSVVAYNFESVLLWHNRLGHPASPVLNI is encoded by the exons ATGTTACTTGctttgtcaactaaaaataaagtAGGATTTGTTGATGGTACTTGTGAAAAACAAATTGATAATGGTGTTCTTGCTGCCCAATGGGATAGATACAATTCTGTTGTATTATCTTGGATTCTGAATTTTATATATGAAGATTTAAATTCTGGACAAATTTTTTCTGCTACTGCTTCTGTTGTCTGGACTGAGTTGAAAGAGACTTATGACAAAATAGATGGTTCT CAATATGATGAAATGGTCAAATTACCTGCTTGTACTTGTGTTGCTGCACCTGAATTTCAAAGTCATAATAAAACTCTAAAGCTAATGCAATTTTTAATGGGTCTTGATGATTCCTATATGTCTATTAAAAGTAATTTGTTACTTAGAGATCCTTTACCTGATGTTAAATCTGCTTTTGCTATTTTGTCTAGAGAAGAATCTCACAGGGGTGTATCTGGAGTTGGAACATCTAAAACTCAAAACTCTGCATATGTTGCTCAAACCAATAATAACAATTGGATTAATAAATCTTCTAATACTTGTAGTTTTGAAAGAGGTAGAGGATTTAATAGAGGACCTAATCCTAATCTTAAATGTACAAAGTGTAATAAAATAGGACATACTATTGACATATGCTTTGAAATTGTTGGTTATCCAAATAATTTTAAAAAATCTTTTAATGGAAATACTAATAGATCTTTTATTGCTAATAATTATGTGTCTAGTTGTCCTTCTTCTTCTGATTCTATTGTAGGTTCATCATATCCTACTCCTTCTTCCTCTACATCTTCTCCTAGTCCTTTGAGTTTTTCAAATGAACAAATGATGAAGCTGTTAAGTATATTAAATGAGAAAAGTTTCCCTGTTTCTGACTCTGTTACTAATATGTCAG GATGGATTATTGATTCTGGTGCAAGTCAACATATGACTGTGTCTGAAAAAAGTCTTTTTAATATTGTTGATGTTAGTGATTTAAATTTACATGTTACTCATCCAAATGGTACTAAAGCTAAAGTCAACAAAGTTGGAGATTTAAAACTTAACAAATCCATCATATTAACTGATGTTCTTATTGTTCCTGGATATTGT GATTTGAAAACCAGAAACACCCTAGGAACTGGTAGTGTGAATGGTGGTCTATATTTGTTTGATGTTTTTGAAGGTGACTCTCTTATGTGTAATTCTGTGGTTGCATACAATTTTGAATCTGTGTTACTTTGGCATAATAGGTTGGGTCATCCTGCTAGTCCTGTTTTAAATATTTAA